A genomic stretch from Halococcus saccharolyticus DSM 5350 includes:
- a CDS encoding class I SAM-dependent methyltransferase produces the protein MTRDAHLKRWVNQPPASPLVEALRTAERRRALDQLGTTDRVLDLASEAGVTREIDAAVTRVDFSPNASEYARQVIDAADFRTVDPEAPTLPFDSGRFDAAVSIGPYDWKFLAVDDLTDEVHRTLAPDGRFVFSVPTPRSPYAVADWNTNRYYTPAEALSVISPDWRLADYDLVFQYPYYAHMAVSALPDRYQDSFVDFAERASDELTARDRWNDASYLVLAAEPHQYRSHLDDALDCLFRPVDEIGFWDDEDGKILRAHDYEIVDEEGGDPSFSWTPDDRELWRYAPFGLMGTMQWRTSPLATEVYDVKIERALSYFTRKIEGDTLHEMPSYGIGPLTCAFALAAEVFDDDHERIARQLFEHARARFDFTHAEDSLLAYGWSYLYERNRDPEIRDALSEALWTMNDRLTPEGLFAFDNHTTRRHQNQMYACWGFARAVEVTGQTGYLDGVERVLDYTIDERMRDDGAFIWQDVSLPRRLRRGTTKRLGFRPPHWDFLYECHQTFFVNAVAQYYRAGGERDYDRAVRRAMSWIYGESSRGDLVGCSGIGVPMRFLTVDDRLDVDDQMYKGSYEIGSYIMALSNLLSGPFCDR, from the coding sequence GTGACCCGCGACGCACATTTGAAACGCTGGGTGAACCAGCCACCGGCTAGCCCGCTCGTCGAGGCCCTTCGAACGGCCGAACGCCGGCGTGCGCTCGATCAGCTCGGCACGACCGATCGCGTCCTCGATCTCGCCTCCGAAGCCGGCGTCACGAGGGAAATCGACGCGGCGGTGACGCGGGTCGATTTCTCGCCCAATGCGAGCGAGTACGCCCGTCAGGTCATAGACGCCGCGGACTTTCGAACTGTCGACCCCGAAGCGCCCACACTCCCGTTCGATTCCGGGCGGTTCGACGCCGCGGTGTCGATCGGGCCGTACGACTGGAAGTTTCTCGCAGTCGACGATCTCACTGACGAGGTTCACCGGACGCTCGCGCCGGACGGCCGGTTCGTCTTCTCGGTACCGACGCCGCGCTCGCCGTACGCCGTCGCCGACTGGAACACCAATCGGTACTACACACCCGCGGAAGCGCTGTCGGTGATCTCGCCCGACTGGCGGCTCGCCGATTACGATCTCGTCTTCCAGTATCCCTACTATGCCCACATGGCGGTGAGCGCGCTTCCGGATCGATATCAAGACTCCTTCGTCGATTTCGCCGAACGCGCGAGCGACGAACTCACTGCACGCGATCGGTGGAACGACGCGTCGTACCTCGTGCTCGCGGCCGAGCCCCATCAGTATCGATCACATCTCGACGACGCGCTCGACTGTCTGTTCCGGCCGGTCGACGAAATTGGGTTCTGGGACGACGAAGACGGCAAAATCCTTCGTGCACACGACTACGAGATCGTCGACGAGGAGGGAGGAGATCCCTCATTTTCGTGGACGCCGGACGACCGCGAACTGTGGCGGTATGCCCCCTTCGGGCTGATGGGGACGATGCAGTGGCGGACGTCGCCCCTCGCTACTGAGGTATACGATGTAAAGATCGAGCGCGCACTTTCGTACTTCACCCGCAAAATCGAGGGTGATACCCTTCATGAGATGCCCAGCTATGGGATCGGCCCACTGACGTGTGCGTTCGCACTCGCCGCCGAGGTCTTCGACGACGATCACGAGCGGATCGCCCGCCAGCTGTTCGAACACGCACGCGCCCGGTTCGATTTCACGCACGCTGAGGACAGCCTGCTGGCGTACGGTTGGTCGTATCTCTACGAACGCAACCGCGATCCCGAAATCCGCGACGCGCTTTCCGAGGCCCTCTGGACGATGAACGATCGTCTCACTCCCGAGGGCCTGTTCGCGTTCGACAACCACACCACTCGCCGCCACCAGAACCAGATGTACGCCTGCTGGGGGTTCGCGCGTGCCGTTGAGGTCACGGGCCAGACGGGCTATCTCGACGGCGTCGAGCGCGTGCTCGACTACACGATCGACGAACGAATGCGCGACGATGGCGCGTTCATCTGGCAAGACGTCTCGCTACCCCGACGGCTCCGACGCGGAACGACCAAACGACTCGGCTTCCGGCCGCCCCACTGGGATTTCCTCTACGAGTGTCACCAGACGTTCTTCGTCAACGCGGTCGCCCAGTACTACCGCGCGGGCGGCGAGCGCGACTACGACCGCGCGGTTCGGCGCGCGATGTCGTGGATCTACGGCGAGAGCTCGCGTGGAGATCTCGTCGGGTGCTCCGGAATCGGCGTCCCGATGCGCTTTCTCACCGTCGACGACCGGCTCGACGTCGACGACCAGATGTACAAAGGGTCCTACGAGATCGGGTCGTACATCATGGCGCTGTCGAACCTCCTGTCCGGGCCGTTCTGCGATCGCTGA
- a CDS encoding DUF354 domain-containing protein, protein MSGGSRHASAETTVRPTPARVWIDLVSPSHPFFFDGLVGGLENVSVTTTVREKTETVSLAREVGFEHRVVGRDFDNAFVRKFGIPFRTAQLAVSAPECDVSLSARNAMCVLASRARGTPSIHFTDNDITAHVDGLWIEELYNRFEAAATHNVVPRAFAAEELTRWGADPDSIHTYDGYKEDVYVAGFDPDPTFPDQLPFASGEYIVVRPEALTAAYVDADSIVPDLLAEATERDIGVVYLPRGRGDESYAREYDDDAVYVPNGAMNGLQLAWHARCVLTGSGTMSREAACMEKPAVSFFPNTLLSVDQELVADGRIFHSRDAPAIIEHIATLDPADVEPDRERARTVRDEVVELTNELIRTVQQ, encoded by the coding sequence ATGAGCGGTGGGAGTCGCCACGCGAGTGCCGAAACCACCGTCCGACCGACTCCGGCACGGGTGTGGATCGATCTCGTCAGTCCGTCCCATCCGTTCTTCTTCGATGGACTCGTCGGCGGGTTGGAGAACGTCTCGGTGACGACAACCGTCCGAGAGAAGACCGAAACCGTCTCGCTCGCCCGCGAGGTCGGCTTCGAGCACCGCGTCGTGGGTCGAGACTTCGACAATGCGTTCGTTCGGAAGTTCGGCATTCCGTTTCGGACGGCCCAGCTCGCGGTGAGCGCGCCCGAGTGTGACGTCTCGCTGTCGGCGCGCAACGCGATGTGCGTGCTCGCCTCGCGGGCACGAGGCACCCCTTCGATCCACTTCACCGACAACGACATCACCGCCCACGTCGACGGGCTGTGGATCGAGGAGCTCTACAACCGCTTCGAGGCCGCTGCGACACACAACGTGGTGCCGCGCGCGTTCGCGGCCGAGGAGCTGACCCGATGGGGTGCGGATCCGGACTCGATCCATACCTACGACGGATACAAGGAGGACGTCTACGTCGCTGGATTCGATCCCGATCCCACCTTCCCCGACCAGCTGCCGTTCGCGAGCGGCGAGTACATCGTGGTGCGACCGGAGGCGCTGACCGCGGCGTACGTCGACGCCGACTCGATCGTGCCCGACCTCCTCGCCGAGGCGACCGAACGCGACATCGGCGTGGTCTATCTCCCGCGCGGACGTGGCGACGAGAGCTACGCCCGCGAGTACGACGACGACGCGGTGTACGTGCCGAACGGCGCGATGAACGGGCTCCAGCTCGCGTGGCACGCACGGTGTGTGCTCACCGGGTCGGGAACGATGTCCCGCGAGGCGGCGTGTATGGAGAAACCCGCCGTCTCCTTCTTCCCGAACACGCTGCTCTCGGTCGATCAGGAACTCGTGGCCGACGGCCGGATCTTCCACTCACGGGACGCCCCAGCCATCATCGAGCACATTGCGACGCTCGATCCGGCCGATGTCGAACCGGATCGCGAACGTGCACGCACAGTGAGAGATGAAGTGGTCGAACTGACGAACGAGTTGATCCGGACCGTCCAACAATGA
- a CDS encoding glycosyltransferase family 4 protein, protein MHVCLLFDGRFSTDERARSHAVALHEAGHTITVVCRGASHDRDRETIDGIDVRRLPDETLYAGLKGKLDGVRYALQMVNPAWLRAVEEIADERAIDACGVTDLRLVKTGLRVGDAHDVPVIADLPGNTPALERRRNRTEGWLDRFRNPRALARRLFHSPWRQGRLETGPLDGVDRLVTTCEEARARYVRAVGVDPERVSVVHDTTSALDTFETSGHVDRGLGFDPEAAFVVTAFANGPFDTDLERVVTAAARAADEVANLQLVLVGDLDRETTDALETQARRELAGGRVTFRTEIDPDRLPTYVVASDVCVFPTHPSPVAETAIPPTLFRALATGVPVVTTDVGPASRIVGEADAGRVIPTNDRESLTAALVALADPETAAEHGANGRRAVESRYDAERDASRLASIYESLSWTVIDEEGSDAETVSDRRTARTGGSTAP, encoded by the coding sequence ATGCACGTCTGTCTCCTGTTCGACGGCCGGTTTTCGACGGACGAACGGGCGCGGAGCCACGCCGTTGCGCTCCACGAGGCAGGCCACACGATCACCGTCGTCTGCCGCGGCGCGTCCCACGACCGCGACCGCGAGACGATCGATGGGATCGACGTGCGTCGACTCCCCGACGAGACGCTGTACGCCGGATTGAAGGGGAAACTCGACGGCGTGCGGTACGCCCTCCAGATGGTCAATCCCGCGTGGCTGCGCGCAGTCGAAGAGATCGCCGACGAGCGGGCGATCGACGCCTGTGGGGTAACCGATCTCCGGCTCGTGAAGACCGGGTTGCGAGTCGGTGACGCCCACGACGTGCCGGTGATCGCCGATCTTCCCGGGAACACGCCGGCGCTCGAACGCCGACGCAATCGGACCGAGGGCTGGCTCGATCGGTTTCGAAACCCGCGAGCACTCGCCCGCCGGCTGTTTCACTCGCCGTGGCGGCAGGGGCGACTCGAAACTGGGCCGCTCGACGGCGTCGATCGGCTCGTGACGACCTGCGAGGAGGCGCGCGCACGCTACGTTCGCGCGGTGGGGGTCGATCCCGAGCGGGTGTCGGTCGTCCACGACACCACCTCGGCGTTGGACACCTTCGAAACCAGTGGCCACGTCGACCGCGGGCTCGGCTTCGATCCCGAGGCCGCGTTCGTCGTCACCGCGTTCGCGAACGGGCCGTTCGACACCGATCTCGAACGAGTCGTCACGGCGGCCGCGCGGGCGGCAGACGAGGTCGCGAACCTTCAGTTGGTACTCGTCGGCGATCTCGATCGAGAAACCACGGACGCTCTCGAAACTCAGGCCCGACGGGAACTCGCGGGTGGCCGGGTCACGTTCCGGACCGAAATCGATCCGGACCGATTACCGACGTACGTCGTCGCGAGCGACGTCTGTGTGTTCCCCACCCACCCATCGCCAGTCGCCGAGACGGCGATCCCGCCGACGCTGTTCCGGGCGCTGGCGACGGGCGTGCCGGTCGTGACGACCGATGTCGGACCCGCGTCGCGGATCGTCGGCGAGGCGGACGCCGGCCGGGTGATTCCCACCAACGATCGGGAATCGCTGACTGCGGCGCTCGTCGCGCTTGCCGATCCCGAAACAGCCGCCGAGCACGGCGCGAACGGCCGACGAGCGGTCGAGAGCCGATACGACGCTGAGCGGGACGCCTCGCGTCTCGCATCGATCTACGAGTCGCTCTCTTGGACCGTAATCGACGAGGAGGGCAGCGACGCCGAAACCGTCAGCGATCGCAGAACGGCCCGGACAGGAGGTTCGACAGCGCCATGA
- a CDS encoding sulfatase: protein MDRPNIVWITLESTRMDHTSLDGYSRDTTPNLARIAGMGDGRAFDDCHTHGVWTLASSASILTGTVPSHHGAGMENDVIPEELDTIPERLTEQGYHTACLSPNSHLSSATDLDRGFEEFTWLSADTLLEAAGPRILAKYLLNCRRHGPGLTTDTRRHGTGFLMNEIAKRRLDDYAGNDEPFFLYAHYGDPHHPYHPPQRYLDRYAEDFEMDTDRARKLGLYHHDNLHQLIADGCPFAADEWDALRALYDAEIAHTDDLVGDLFDYANRLDLDDTVFVITADHGELFGEHGMLAHLVVTDDAVSHVPLVVHGGDAITDHDGETVQHADVMRTLLERAGARTEGLHGIDLDEETREHSLTQRGAKRALKNLDRFAELNPDFDPSPYHTATLSALRTSEFKYQRSDDRAELFALPDETTDVADDHPDIEERLDETLDDVLDTDGQPAYTESREGEFSDAMKQQLSDLGYLVD, encoded by the coding sequence ATGGACCGCCCGAACATCGTCTGGATAACGCTCGAGAGCACACGAATGGATCACACCTCGCTCGACGGCTACTCGCGCGATACCACCCCGAATCTCGCACGAATCGCCGGGATGGGCGACGGTCGTGCGTTCGACGACTGCCACACCCACGGCGTCTGGACGCTCGCATCGAGCGCGTCGATCCTCACTGGTACCGTCCCCTCCCACCACGGCGCAGGGATGGAAAACGACGTGATCCCCGAGGAGCTCGACACGATCCCCGAACGTCTCACCGAGCAGGGGTATCACACCGCGTGTCTCTCGCCGAACTCCCACCTGAGCTCGGCGACCGATCTCGACCGTGGGTTCGAGGAGTTCACGTGGTTGAGCGCGGACACGCTGTTGGAGGCTGCCGGCCCTCGTATCCTCGCGAAGTACCTGCTCAACTGCCGGCGACACGGTCCCGGCCTCACGACGGACACGCGGCGTCACGGCACGGGATTTCTGATGAACGAGATCGCAAAGCGCCGGCTCGACGACTACGCCGGGAACGACGAGCCGTTCTTCCTCTATGCGCACTACGGCGATCCGCATCACCCCTATCACCCGCCACAGCGCTACCTCGATCGGTACGCCGAGGACTTCGAAATGGACACCGACCGCGCGAGAAAGCTCGGGCTCTACCACCACGACAACCTCCACCAGCTCATTGCGGACGGCTGTCCGTTTGCGGCCGACGAGTGGGACGCGCTCCGCGCGCTCTACGACGCCGAGATCGCCCACACCGACGACCTCGTCGGCGATCTGTTCGACTACGCGAACCGCCTCGATCTCGACGACACGGTGTTCGTAATCACTGCTGACCACGGCGAGCTGTTCGGCGAGCACGGGATGCTCGCCCATCTCGTCGTCACCGACGACGCCGTCTCGCACGTGCCACTCGTGGTCCACGGGGGCGACGCGATCACCGACCACGACGGTGAGACCGTCCAGCACGCGGACGTGATGCGAACGCTGCTCGAACGTGCCGGCGCGCGGACCGAGGGTCTCCACGGGATCGACCTCGACGAAGAGACTCGCGAGCACAGCCTGACACAGCGTGGCGCGAAGCGCGCTCTCAAGAACCTCGATCGGTTTGCGGAGCTGAATCCCGACTTCGATCCGTCACCGTACCACACCGCGACGCTCAGCGCGCTCCGCACCAGCGAGTTCAAATACCAGCGCAGCGACGACCGCGCCGAGCTGTTCGCCCTCCCCGACGAGACCACCGACGTTGCTGACGACCATCCCGACATCGAGGAGCGCCTTGACGAGACGCTTGACGATGTACTCGACACTGACGGCCAGCCGGCTTACACCGAGAGCCGAGAGGGAGAGTTCAGCGACGCGATGAAACAGCAGCTTTCCGATCTCGGTTACCTCGTGGATTGA
- a CDS encoding nucleotide sugar dehydrogenase, producing the protein MSSVCVHGLGYIGLPTAAVLAEAGHDVFGYDVDVELLDAIERGELHVDEPGLDDVIASALDGSLSVTREVVPADYHLICVPTPLEDGRAELSYVEAAGEAVAAELRPDDTVILESTVPPGTTVEVLGPVLERSGLDVGEFSLAYSPETVLPGNVIAELHDNDRAIGGVDAASVEAAVALYGSFVEGELRTMSDPTLAEFVKLLQNTYRDVNIALANEVAMIAADYDLDSREAIALANHHPRVDLHQPGPGVGGHCIPIDPLFLGQGSDRLDLIERARAINDGMAAYVTDLLETELGSITDTSVAILGVAYKGNVADARESPGLRLAETLQQRVRATHAPGAEGAGVGGSDTDTEIDVRLHDPHVTDSHLALESLPDALSGADAAVIATDHDEYAVLDPTEVAAQLDGDTVIDAKGILDVAAWEAAGVTVVEL; encoded by the coding sequence ATGAGTTCGGTCTGCGTTCACGGTCTCGGCTACATCGGCCTGCCGACGGCAGCGGTGCTCGCCGAAGCCGGCCACGACGTGTTCGGCTACGATGTCGATGTCGAACTGCTCGACGCGATCGAACGCGGCGAACTCCACGTCGACGAGCCAGGTCTCGATGACGTCATCGCGAGCGCGCTCGACGGGTCGCTATCGGTGACCCGCGAGGTCGTGCCCGCGGACTATCACCTGATCTGCGTGCCGACGCCGCTGGAGGACGGACGGGCGGAGCTCTCGTACGTCGAGGCGGCTGGCGAGGCGGTCGCGGCCGAGCTCCGGCCGGACGACACCGTGATCCTCGAATCCACCGTCCCGCCGGGAACGACCGTCGAGGTGCTCGGTCCGGTGCTCGAGCGCTCCGGGCTCGATGTCGGGGAGTTCTCGCTCGCGTACTCGCCCGAGACGGTGCTTCCGGGCAACGTGATCGCGGAGCTCCACGACAACGATCGGGCGATCGGCGGCGTCGATGCGGCGTCGGTCGAGGCGGCCGTGGCGCTGTACGGGTCGTTCGTCGAGGGCGAGCTCCGGACGATGTCCGACCCCACGCTCGCGGAGTTCGTCAAACTCCTCCAGAACACCTATCGGGACGTGAACATCGCGCTGGCGAACGAGGTGGCGATGATCGCCGCCGATTACGACCTCGATTCGCGCGAGGCGATCGCGCTGGCGAACCACCACCCGCGAGTCGACCTCCACCAGCCGGGACCGGGCGTCGGCGGTCACTGTATCCCGATCGATCCGCTCTTCCTCGGGCAGGGCTCGGATCGGCTCGACCTGATCGAGCGGGCCCGTGCGATCAACGACGGGATGGCGGCGTACGTCACGGATCTGCTCGAAACCGAACTCGGCTCGATCACGGACACGAGCGTGGCGATTTTGGGTGTGGCGTACAAAGGCAACGTCGCCGACGCCCGCGAGAGTCCGGGCCTTCGGCTGGCGGAGACCCTCCAGCAGCGCGTGCGAGCGACGCACGCACCGGGTGCGGAGGGCGCAGGTGTGGGCGGAAGCGACACGGACACGGAGATCGATGTCCGGCTCCACGATCCCCACGTCACCGACAGCCATCTCGCGCTGGAGTCGTTACCGGATGCGCTGTCGGGGGCCGATGCGGCCGTGATCGCCACCGACCACGACGAGTACGCCGTCCTCGACCCGACCGAGGTCGCGGCACAGCTCGACGGGGACACCGTGATCGACGCGAAAGGAATCCTCGACGTCGCCGCGTGGGAAGCGGCCGGCGTCACCGTCGTCGAACTATGA
- a CDS encoding glycosyltransferase family 4 protein, producing MRDTDLLIVGRHGPGGIGQYISEQRRHLAGKLRVGAHKIGAFSTEGVVAFVHSVLVICWNALTYTVRSPPDIVHVHSSHRFSFYRAGYYVLFSKYVWDRPVVLHIHGSSFDVFVSTDSALVRWYQSLVFDAADEIVVLSQYWKDTLGEHTDREKLTVIPNAVDAGDYTPAFDGDVPHVVAVSNQIPRKGVVELATAIEALADRGLDFRVTIAGKGPLSNHAEELAATYDNVEYLGYVSEEDKQRLLGSGSIFVLPAYAEGLPIAMLEAMAAGNAIVSTTVGAIPEVINEDNGLLVAPRDADELTDALAELIADPERVAAMGEANREAALERFAWSTIAEELLATYEGHLDVAERPHP from the coding sequence ATGCGTGATACCGACCTCCTGATCGTCGGCCGGCATGGCCCGGGCGGGATCGGGCAGTACATCAGCGAACAGCGCCGCCACCTCGCGGGGAAGCTGCGCGTCGGAGCCCACAAGATCGGCGCGTTCTCGACGGAGGGTGTGGTCGCGTTCGTCCACTCGGTACTCGTCATTTGCTGGAACGCCCTCACGTACACCGTTCGATCGCCGCCCGACATCGTCCACGTCCATTCATCACACCGGTTTTCGTTCTATCGAGCAGGCTACTACGTACTGTTCAGCAAGTACGTCTGGGATCGGCCCGTGGTACTCCACATCCACGGCTCGTCGTTCGACGTGTTCGTTTCGACCGACTCCGCGCTCGTCCGGTGGTATCAGTCGCTGGTGTTCGACGCCGCCGACGAGATCGTGGTGCTTTCGCAGTACTGGAAGGACACCCTCGGCGAGCACACCGACCGCGAGAAGCTCACCGTGATCCCGAACGCGGTCGACGCGGGCGATTACACCCCGGCGTTCGACGGGGACGTTCCCCACGTGGTGGCGGTCTCGAATCAGATCCCGCGGAAGGGCGTCGTCGAACTCGCGACTGCGATCGAGGCGCTCGCCGACAGGGGACTCGACTTTCGAGTGACGATCGCCGGCAAGGGGCCGCTCTCGAACCACGCCGAAGAGCTCGCGGCGACCTACGACAACGTCGAGTATCTCGGCTACGTCTCGGAAGAGGACAAACAGCGACTCCTCGGATCGGGTTCGATCTTCGTCCTGCCGGCCTACGCCGAGGGGCTCCCCATCGCGATGCTCGAAGCGATGGCCGCGGGCAACGCCATCGTGTCGACCACTGTCGGCGCGATCCCGGAGGTCATCAACGAAGACAACGGCCTCCTGGTCGCGCCCCGCGACGCCGACGAGCTCACGGACGCGCTCGCCGAACTCATCGCCGATCCCGAGCGGGTGGCCGCGATGGGCGAGGCGAACCGCGAGGCCGCGCTGGAGCGGTTCGCGTGGTCGACCATCGCCGAGGAGCTACTGGCGACCTACGAGGGTCACCTCGATGTCGCGGAACGGCCCCATCCGTAG
- a CDS encoding alkaline phosphatase family protein, which yields MTGTAPPERAFVLGLDGVPWDRLRAWADAGELPNVAALIEEGAAGELESTKPANTALAWPSIATGVGPDKHGIYAFHGLRRDYRHRVNTSADCDRPALWDLLSPAVVANTPMTYPASEIEGKMVTGMMTPSREEGFTHPPELAAEIERRIPDYEIGLSWRDYDGTDAEFAADLDGLVAARTELLHLLMETDDWRLFFFTYTAPDRLQHLLWDESVLLDHYRQLDAVIGEAREYAAANDATLFVVSDHGFGPVSKLVNVNSLLAREGYLAPKDDTAARGTLSQLGVTKDRVLGALERIGIDERTIMDRLPHGVIDAVAEQIPGGHGLYDVEYGRTKAFFHGYGNVYVNDTERFDEGIVPPNEVDTVKAELEALLSNLTDPETDERVLDVYDGSEVFPTDDDSPDLVVEGRDAYHVKGTLADAVFTDPGVHAAEHRPEGVFLAAGPDVEPGSAPTDANVVDVAPTVLHSAGEAVPADVDGRVLDEIFAADSATAQREVATTEHATAGRDAAAAADADFDDVEDRLRGLGYME from the coding sequence ATGACCGGGACAGCGCCACCGGAACGGGCGTTCGTTCTCGGCCTCGACGGCGTGCCGTGGGATCGGCTCCGTGCGTGGGCCGACGCGGGCGAACTCCCGAACGTTGCGGCACTCATCGAGGAGGGTGCTGCGGGCGAACTCGAGAGCACGAAACCCGCCAACACCGCGCTAGCGTGGCCGTCGATCGCCACCGGTGTCGGTCCGGACAAACACGGAATCTACGCGTTTCACGGTCTCCGTCGAGACTACCGCCACCGGGTCAACACCAGCGCGGACTGCGATCGCCCGGCGCTGTGGGACCTCCTCTCGCCGGCGGTCGTCGCGAACACCCCGATGACCTACCCCGCGAGCGAGATCGAGGGGAAGATGGTGACCGGGATGATGACGCCCTCGCGTGAGGAGGGGTTCACCCACCCGCCCGAACTCGCTGCGGAGATCGAACGACGGATCCCCGACTACGAGATCGGATTGAGCTGGCGGGATTACGACGGGACCGACGCGGAGTTCGCCGCCGATCTCGACGGACTCGTCGCGGCCCGAACCGAGCTACTCCACCTGCTGATGGAGACCGACGACTGGCGGCTGTTCTTTTTCACCTACACGGCTCCCGATCGGCTCCAGCACCTCCTCTGGGACGAGTCGGTGCTGCTCGATCACTACCGCCAGCTCGATGCGGTGATCGGTGAGGCTCGTGAGTACGCCGCTGCCAACGACGCGACGCTGTTCGTGGTTTCCGATCACGGGTTCGGCCCGGTCTCGAAGCTCGTCAACGTCAACAGCCTGCTCGCGCGCGAAGGATATCTCGCACCGAAAGACGACACCGCGGCGCGGGGCACGCTCTCGCAGCTCGGCGTGACCAAAGACCGGGTGCTCGGCGCGCTGGAACGTATCGGGATCGACGAGCGCACCATCATGGATCGACTTCCCCACGGTGTCATCGACGCGGTCGCCGAACAGATCCCTGGCGGTCACGGCCTCTACGACGTCGAGTACGGCCGGACGAAGGCCTTCTTCCACGGCTACGGCAACGTCTACGTCAACGACACCGAGCGCTTCGACGAGGGGATCGTCCCCCCGAACGAAGTCGATACCGTCAAAGCGGAGCTCGAAGCGCTACTCTCGAACCTTACCGATCCCGAAACCGACGAGCGCGTCCTTGACGTGTACGACGGGAGCGAGGTGTTCCCGACCGACGACGACTCGCCGGATCTCGTCGTCGAGGGCCGCGACGCGTACCACGTCAAGGGGACGCTCGCCGATGCGGTATTCACCGATCCCGGCGTCCATGCGGCCGAACACCGGCCCGAAGGAGTCTTCCTCGCCGCCGGTCCCGATGTCGAGCCGGGAAGCGCGCCGACCGATGCGAACGTCGTCGACGTCGCGCCAACGGTGCTCCACAGCGCTGGCGAGGCGGTACCCGCGGACGTCGACGGTCGCGTGCTCGACGAGATCTTTGCCGCCGACTCGGCGACCGCCCAGCGGGAGGTGGCAACGACCGAACACGCCACCGCCGGGCGTGACGCGGCGGCTGCAGCGGACGCGGACTTCGACGACGTCGAGGACCGTCTCCGCGGTCTCGGCTACATGGAATGA
- the wecB gene encoding non-hydrolyzing UDP-N-acetylglucosamine 2-epimerase — translation MSADETAITIVLGTRPEIIKLAPVIDACEQSDVGYSVIHTGQHYSDELDTVFFDQLELPTPDHNLAIGSGSHSSQTGAMIGAIEEVLLDESPDVVLVQGDTNSVLAGSVAASKLDCEVGHVEAGLRSFDRSMPEEINRVFADHAADHLFAPTEQAAQYLREEGIPVERITVTGNTIVDAVTCYRDLAAEKSRVLDSHDLSPDEFCLLTAHRAENVDDPERFSSLLRGVAEFAARSGFDVIYPVHPRARDRIDAFDIDVPDEVRLTEAQDFLDFLRLESTARLVFTDSGGVQEEACILGTPCVTLRDNTERPETVAVGANRIVGVEPAEIVAGAREALDTPTDWENPFGDGRSAERILDAVGLGPVVSVEGVTG, via the coding sequence ATGAGCGCGGACGAAACGGCCATCACGATCGTACTCGGGACGCGCCCCGAGATCATCAAGCTCGCGCCCGTGATCGACGCGTGCGAGCAAAGCGACGTCGGCTACAGCGTGATCCACACCGGCCAACACTACTCCGACGAGCTGGATACGGTCTTTTTCGACCAGCTCGAACTCCCCACACCGGATCACAACCTCGCGATCGGATCGGGAAGCCACAGTTCCCAGACCGGCGCGATGATCGGCGCGATCGAGGAAGTTCTGCTGGATGAATCGCCCGATGTCGTGCTGGTCCAGGGCGACACCAACTCGGTGCTCGCGGGCTCGGTCGCGGCGAGCAAACTCGACTGCGAGGTGGGCCACGTCGAGGCCGGCCTCCGGAGTTTCGACCGGAGCATGCCCGAGGAGATCAATCGCGTGTTCGCCGACCACGCCGCCGACCACCTCTTCGCACCCACCGAGCAGGCGGCCCAGTACCTCCGCGAGGAGGGGATCCCGGTCGAGCGCATCACCGTCACCGGCAACACCATCGTGGACGCGGTCACGTGCTATCGCGACCTCGCCGCCGAGAAGAGTCGAGTGCTCGACAGCCACGACCTCTCTCCCGACGAGTTCTGTCTGCTGACCGCCCACCGTGCGGAGAACGTCGACGATCCCGAGCGGTTCTCGAGTCTGCTTCGCGGGGTCGCAGAGTTCGCCGCTCGCTCGGGGTTCGACGTGATCTATCCGGTGCACCCGCGAGCGCGTGACCGCATCGATGCGTTCGATATCGACGTGCCTGACGAAGTCCGGCTCACGGAGGCCCAGGACTTCCTGGATTTCCTCCGGCTCGAAAGCACCGCACGGCTCGTCTTCACCGACTCCGGCGGCGTTCAGGAGGAGGCGTGCATCCTCGGGACGCCGTGTGTCACTCTCCGGGACAACACCGAGCGCCCCGAGACGGTCGCGGTCGGCGCGAACCGGATCGTTGGCGTCGAGCCCGCCGAGATCGTCGCCGGCGCGCGCGAGGCGCTCGACACACCGACCGACTGGGAGAACCCGTTCGGTGACGGTCGGAGTGCCGAGCGCATTCTCGATGCCGTCGGCCTCGGTCCGGTCGTATCGGTCGAGGGGGTGACCGGATGA